CCGTGCAAGCTACGGTCACACCGTCCTGACCGAGCCAAGAAAGCTCCTGGCGGACTGGTCGAACCACTACAAGCCCAAGCGGAGCACCGTCCACCTGTTCACGCTCGACGCTCCGGCTGTCCTTGAGGAGCGGATCGCATCCACGGTCCCCGACTACGCCTTTACGGAGTTTTCCGCAGCCGACCGGTACGCCCCTTACACCCGCTATCAGAGAGTGGCGTTCTATGTCCCCGGTTGGGACGAGCAGCTCTCGAACGCACTTGATCTGAAGAGCGGGGACGGGGCCTCAAACGTCACGGTCTACGTGACCGGTGCACCGATCCCGCACGTGGAGGAAGCCGCTCATGCGCGTTGCGTCTCGCCGGTGCTTGTCTACCTCGACCTCCTGCAACTGCCGGGCCGTGGCCAAGATGCGGCCGAGCACCTGTTGGCATCAGCCATCGAGCCGAGGTGGAGATGAGGGACGATGTTTCCTCGGGTTCGGTCAAGGCTGCGAGGATCGCCCTGGCTGAGATTGCGGAGATTCTTGAGACCTACCCCGGCGCCGTTGTCGCCGGTGGCTTTGTCCCGTATCTTCTGATCCCACAGCACGTCGAGCCTCACGAGGGGACCGTCGACATCGATTTGGTGTTGGCCTTCGATCAGCCAGGTGGGGACGATGTGTTCACCCTTCACGAGATTCTGGAGCGGCGCTTGTTCCAACAGGATCCAGGGAAACCGTTTCGTTACACCAAAGGGATCGATCTCGACGGCGAAATCTATCCCGTCATGGTTGAGCTTCTTGGGGGAGGGAATCCACCACCTGGAGGCCTGCGCCGCATCGGCACCGAAGACGTTCATTTGAGCATCATCAGCGGGATGGAGGTTGCACTCGAGGGTCCCCTCGTCGTCTCGATTCCAGACACCCCGAATCGGACGATCAGCGTGGCGTCCATCCCTTCCTTTCTGTCGATGAAGGCCTTTGCCCTCGAGCGGCGCGAGGAGCGCAAGAAGCCGAAGGACGCCTACGACATCGTGTACTGTCTTCGAAACTACGACGGAGGCGTCGGGGCGATCGCCCAGGTATTCCGCGAGAAACTGCCTCACGCGATCATCGCCTCTGCCGTCGAGTCGCTGGGTGTTTCGTTCGGTTCGACGGATGCCGTCGGCCCCGTCGCCTACGCCCCGCGGGGCCAATGACGACGAGAACGGAGCTCTCATGAGACGAGAAGCCTTCGAGCGGGTCCAACGGCTGCTCGCCCTTCTTGCAGAGGGTCGCGGCCCATGAGCGAATTGGCGGAGCTTTCATCGCGCTCATCTGGGAGCGCATGTCTCCTACTCGTCCCAATCGCGGTGCTCGGTGTTCATCTCGTCCACCCACTCGGCTTCTTCCCATACCATCCCTTTCCTGCCTGGGACCTTGCGGATCGGACCCGCACGGTAGATCGGGCATGACTTGGGGCCGTAGCAGAACGTCTCCCGCCGATGCTGCAGCCGTTTGGGGTTCCACTGGTCCACGGTGATCTCCACCGGCATGTCGCAGCCCCAGAGGCATCCGCGGCATTTGGCGCGGTAGGTCTTCGTGTCCAACCGCCTCGGGCCGCGCGCGCGGTACACCTCCAGGGGTGGCGGGCACCCTTGCCACGGGGGTGGGCACGGCTCGCCGGTCGCCGGAGCGTGCACTCGGATGCCGCTGGCCTTGTAGTACTGCGCGGCCTCCATCGCCGGGTCCTCGACGGGCGAGGCGACGCCGGCG
The Fimbriimonadaceae bacterium DNA segment above includes these coding regions:
- a CDS encoding nucleotidyl transferase AbiEii/AbiGii toxin family protein, with amino-acid sequence MRDDVSSGSVKAARIALAEIAEILETYPGAVVAGGFVPYLLIPQHVEPHEGTVDIDLVLAFDQPGGDDVFTLHEILERRLFQQDPGKPFRYTKGIDLDGEIYPVMVELLGGGNPPPGGLRRIGTEDVHLSIISGMEVALEGPLVVSIPDTPNRTISVASIPSFLSMKAFALERREERKKPKDAYDIVYCLRNYDGGVGAIAQVFREKLPHAIIASAVESLGVSFGSTDAVGPVAYAPRGQ